In Nicotiana tabacum cultivar K326 chromosome 11, ASM71507v2, whole genome shotgun sequence, a single window of DNA contains:
- the LOC142166100 gene encoding subtilisin-like protease SBT3 yields MVCPHAAGVAALLKGVHREWSPAAIRSAMMTTTDLLDNTKNPIHDVGQQNAAATPLAMGAGHINPNKALYPGLIYDTTPEDYVNLLCALNFTSKQIKTITRSSSYTCSNPSLDLNYPSFIAYFNWSSNELDPTRIQEFKRTMTNIGDGVSEYIAKLTAMPGLIVNVVPEKLCNSPTHLSFVHSEQTKDC; encoded by the coding sequence ATGGTATGCCCACATGCTGCTGGTGTAGCTGCGCTTCTGAAAGGGGTACACCGTGAATGGAGCCCTGCTGCGATCCGATCAGCCATGATGACCACAACAGATCTGCTGGATAACACAAAAAACCCAATTCACGACGTTGGCCAACAGAATGCTGCTGCCACTCCTCTTGCTATGGGTGCTGGCCATATCAATCCTAATAAGGCACTATATCCTGGTCTCATCTATGATACGACACCAGAAGATTACGTTAATCTTCTTTGTGCTCTTAATTTCACATCCAAACAGATAAAAACCATCACTAGGTCCTCCTCTTATACTTGCTCCAACCCATCATTGGACCTAAACTATCCATCTTTCATTGCTTATTTCAATTGGAGTAGCAATGAGTTGGATCCTACAAGGATACAAGAATTTAAGAGGACAATGACTAATATAGGAGATGGTGTGTCAGAATATATAGCCAAGCTTACTGCAATGCCTGGACTTATAGTTAATGTTGTTCCTGAAAAATTGTGTAACAGCCCAACCCATCTATCCTTTGTCCATTCTGAACAAACTAAAGATTgctga